The window CTCCCGGATCTGGATGCATTCGCCGGCAGTCGCCGATTCGGATTCGGTCTATGGCCTATGCACGACGGCTGTGGGCCGCAGCGATGTTGGCCGCGTTCTCACTCAGCAGCTGCCGCCCCGCAACGGCTGCAGCCCCTGCGCCCACCCATCCGCCGGCAACCCCGCCTCAGGCATCACCGACGGCCGAACAGCTGCAGGCGCCTGGCGACTCGCTCAGCGGGAGGGTGGTCGTATGGATGGATTGGCCGCCGGCCGAAACCCACTGGCTGAGTGGGCTGCTGTCCCAGTTCGGCGAGCGGCACCAGGGCGTGCAAGTTTCCCTGCGCTATATCCCGAGGGCGGAGTTCCATGCCAAGTTGCTGTCCCAGGCCCTGCTGGCCGATGGACCCACGATCCTTCTCGGACCTTCGGCCTGGGCGACGGAGCTCTACGACGCCGGGATGACGCAAGAGGTGACCGAGCGCATCTCGCCGGAGCTCCGGGCGTCGCTCACCCCGATAGCCTGGTCGCAGGCCGAGGATGGTGAGCAGATGCTCGGCGTCCCGATTGAGCTGCAGGGGATGGTGCTCTACCGCAATCCAGCGATCCTCCCGGAGGCGGCACCGAACCTCGAGGAGATGGAGCAGCGCTCGGCAGCCCTCTCCAGCCGGCGCGGCCTGGTCCTCGACCTGGGCATGCGGACGTCGATGCCCTTCATGTCGGCCTGCGGCGGAACGCTGATGCTGGTCAACTCCGGGATCCAGGTCGATGAGGCTGTTGGGACCTGCTGGCTCAAGCTGCTCCAGCGGATGGCGGGGATGGGAACCATCGGGTCGGAACCGGATGCCGACCTGCAGGCCTTCTTGGCGGGCGATACTGCCTGGCTGGTGGACTCGGTGGAGTACCTGCCGCGCATCGAACAGGCGTTGGGTCAAACGCCTGTGATCGATGATTGGCCGGTGTACGGCGAGACCGGCAAGCCGCTCTCCGGTTACACCTGGGCCCTGAACGCGTACTTGCGCTCCGGATTGGGCGTGGAGGATGCGGAAGCATCCTGGGCGTTCATCCAGTTCCTGCTCTCCCCCGAAGCCCAGCTGGACTACAGCCGCATCGCGGGCGCGGCCCACCTGCCGGTGCTGGCCGAAGCCTGGGAGTTGTCGGAGGAGATGGCACAGGCTCGTGAGATCCTGACCAACAACACCCCATACCCCCTGGCACGCGGCCTGGCGGAATTCACAACCCCGCTCGAGCGGGCGGCACGGCTGGTGGCTCGCCAATCCGGTGAGCCGGTTTCTGCCTGGCGGCGGGCGATGGAGACGCTCCGGGTGCAGCCGACAGCCTCATCTCCCTAGCTTGCCGCCGTCGCTCACACGGCCCCGCCGAGCCTTGCTTCAGGCCGTGCCAAGGTGACCGCCCGAGCGGGATGTATAATCCGCGCAACCGGCAGGGATGACTCGGGACTTGCGGTTGCGCTCATGCACGTTATCTTGACTCACGAACAAGCCGATTTCGACGCCCTGGCTGGGTTGTATGCCGCCAGCCGGCTTCAACTGGGTGCGCTGGCCGTGCTGCCAAGGCGCGTGAACAGGAACGTTCGTGCCTTCCTCACTCTGTATGGAGACCAGCTGCCGTTCATCGAGGCCGACGACTTGCCCCGCGCGCCCATCGAATCCGTGCTGCTCGTAGACACACAGGCCTTGCCCTCGCTGCGGGGCATGGGCAAAGCGACGAAGGTCCAGATCGTCGACCACCACCCGCTGGACCCGGCCGTCGACCCGGAATGGCCGCGATCCATCGAAGGCGTGGGGGCGACGACGACGCTGCTGGTTGAAAGCCTCCAGGACAGCGACAGCACGTTGGAGCTGGTTGGTGCCACACTGCTGCTGCTCGGCATCTATGAGGATACTGGATCGCTGAGCTACGCTGCGACGACGCCGCGCGACGTACGCGCCGCTGCCTGGCTGCTGGAAAGCGGCGCAAGCCTGCGGGTGGCAGACGACTTCCTCCACCACCCGCTCTCAACAGAGCAGCGGCGCCTGTACGAGCGGCTGTTGGCCAATGCCCGCACCTCGTACCTGCACGGTCTGGCGATCGTGGTCGCCTGCGCCGAGGCGGAGGGTCTGGTGGATGAGATCTCGACCCTCGCCCACAAGCTGCGTGATCTGTTCGACCCGGCTGGCTTGTTCGTCATCGTCGCCTTGAACGGGAGCGTGCAGCTGGTGGCGCGGGCGACGACCGATCTGTTGGACGTCGGGCGCGTCGCCGCTCATTTCGGAGGGGGCGGACACAGCAGGGCGGCAGCCGCTATCATCCGCGGCAAGACCGCGGAGCAGGTGTGCCAGGAAATCTTGTCCCTGCTGCCCGACTTCGTTCAGCCGGCTCTCACCGTTGGGGAGATCATGTCGCGGGATCCGCAGCTGTTGGCGCCGGAGGTGACGGTCAGGCAAGCCGCCGAGCGCATGCGGCGCTTTGGCCATGAGGGATACCCGATCGTCGAGGGCGGCAAGGTAGTGGGGTTGCTCACCCGCCGGGCGGTGGACCGGGCGGCGGCCCACGACATGTCCGGCCGACCCGTGCGCGAAGTCATGGAAGCCGGCGAGCTCGTGGTTCATCCCCAAGATTCGGTCCAGCATCTTCAGCGGGTGATGATCGAGCACAACTGGGGTCAGGTGCCAGTCGCCGATAGCAGCAGCGGGGAGATTGTCGGCATCGTCACCCGGACGGACATCCTGCGCACGCTGGCGGCTGAGCCCGGCGAGCCGCCGGCCGCCAAGCTGCTCCGCAAACTGGAGCAGGCGCTGCCTGCCTCACGCCTGGCGCTGCTGGAATTGGTTGCCCAGCAGGCGGAGGAGCAGGGGACGGCCTTGTACATCGTTGGCGGATTCGTGCGCGACCTACTCCTCGGATTGGAGCCGGTGGACTTCGATCTGGTCGTCGAAGGGGATGCCATCGCCCTTGCCCGCGCCCTTTCGTCTCGCTTTGGCGGCAAAGTGAGCAGCCACACGCGCTTCGGCACCGCCAAGTGGGCGATTGATTCTGACGACGCCCGCCTACGGCGGGCGATCTTCGCCGGGGTGGGGGCAGACGCCGATGTTCCGGCAGGCCTGGATCTGGTGGCCGCCCGGACGGAGTTCTACACTCATCCAACGGCGCTGCCTTCGGTACAGCGCGGCTCAATCAAGCTCGACCTGCACCGACGGGACTTCACCATCAACACCCTCGCCCTGCGTCTCGATGGTCCCCACCGCGGCCAGCTCCTCGATCCGTGGGGTGGGGGTCGGGACCTGCAAAGCCAACTGATCCGGGTGCTGCATTCGATCAGCTTCATTGATGACCCCACGCGTATCCTCCGGGCGGTTCGGCTGGAGCAGCGCCTCGGGTTTGCGATCGAGGCCCGGACCATGGAACTGCTCCAGCAAGCGTTGGGGTTGATCCCACGCGTAAGCGGCGAGCGCCTGCGGGCAGAGCTGGAGAGCGTGTTCCCCGAGCCGACCGCAGGTGCCGCCCTGGGACGGATGGCCGCCCTAGGTGTGCTGCAGGCCATTGATCCAGGCCTGGGGTGGGATGAGCGGCTGGACCACGGGCTCAACGACGCCCGCTCCTTCGACGCACCGAGATCCTGGCAGCTGGACGACGGTCCCAGCCTCGAGGCTCTGGTGTACGGGTTGTGGCTGTTCCGCCAGGAGGAGAAGGCGGTGCAGCGGGCGTGCAGCCGGCTTCACTTTCCAGCGGCGATGGCGGAGGTGGCCCTGCAGGCCAACCGTCTGGGTCGAACCGGGGCTGCCTGGTCAGGAAACGAGCGCCCGAGTCAGCTCGTCGAGAACCTGGAGCAGGTACCCGAGGCCTCGCTGATCGTGGCCTGGCTGGCGATGCGCGGCACGACGTTGGCCGCAGCCATCGAGCGCTACTTGAGCCAGTGGCGACGGCTGCGGCCCGACACGGATGGTCTAAGGTTGAAGAGCCTGGGATTGCGGCCCGGCCCGGCCTATCGGCGAATCCTGAACCGGCTGCGCGCGGCGCGGCTCGACGGCGAGGCCGCTTCGCCCGAAGACGAGGAACGGATCTTGCAGCAGCTGCTAGTGGAGGAGGCCGGCCATGCAGGCTGATTCCATCGAACTCACCTCTTTGACAATCCGCACGGGCAGCGAACCGGATCTGCCGGCCCTGGAGTGGGACGGGGAGTACCGGCATTTCCGTCGGGTCTACCGTCGGGCCATGGAAGAGGCCCGGCGCGGCGCCCGGGTCCTGCTCCTGGCGGAAGTGGAGGACATGGTCGTGGGGCAGCTGTTCGTCCAATTCCGGGGCACGGACCTTTCCGGCGAACAGCGCGGCCGATTCGGCTACTTGCACGCGTTTCGCGTCC is drawn from Anaerolineales bacterium and contains these coding sequences:
- a CDS encoding extracellular solute-binding protein; translated protein: MAYARRLWAAAMLAAFSLSSCRPATAAAPAPTHPPATPPQASPTAEQLQAPGDSLSGRVVVWMDWPPAETHWLSGLLSQFGERHQGVQVSLRYIPRAEFHAKLLSQALLADGPTILLGPSAWATELYDAGMTQEVTERISPELRASLTPIAWSQAEDGEQMLGVPIELQGMVLYRNPAILPEAAPNLEEMEQRSAALSSRRGLVLDLGMRTSMPFMSACGGTLMLVNSGIQVDEAVGTCWLKLLQRMAGMGTIGSEPDADLQAFLAGDTAWLVDSVEYLPRIEQALGQTPVIDDWPVYGETGKPLSGYTWALNAYLRSGLGVEDAEASWAFIQFLLSPEAQLDYSRIAGAAHLPVLAEAWELSEEMAQAREILTNNTPYPLARGLAEFTTPLERAARLVARQSGEPVSAWRRAMETLRVQPTASSP
- a CDS encoding GNAT family N-acetyltransferase, with the protein product MQADSIELTSLTIRTGSEPDLPALEWDGEYRHFRRVYRRAMEEARRGARVLLLAEVEDMVVGQLFVQFRGTDLSGEQRGRFGYLHAFRVRPPYRNRGIGTRLVSEAEAVLQQRGYWRALIAVAIGNKPALALYQRLGYAITGRDRGEWSYSDHLGKVCHVHEPSYVLEKPLPAAASVQ
- a CDS encoding CBS domain-containing protein, giving the protein MHVILTHEQADFDALAGLYAASRLQLGALAVLPRRVNRNVRAFLTLYGDQLPFIEADDLPRAPIESVLLVDTQALPSLRGMGKATKVQIVDHHPLDPAVDPEWPRSIEGVGATTTLLVESLQDSDSTLELVGATLLLLGIYEDTGSLSYAATTPRDVRAAAWLLESGASLRVADDFLHHPLSTEQRRLYERLLANARTSYLHGLAIVVACAEAEGLVDEISTLAHKLRDLFDPAGLFVIVALNGSVQLVARATTDLLDVGRVAAHFGGGGHSRAAAAIIRGKTAEQVCQEILSLLPDFVQPALTVGEIMSRDPQLLAPEVTVRQAAERMRRFGHEGYPIVEGGKVVGLLTRRAVDRAAAHDMSGRPVREVMEAGELVVHPQDSVQHLQRVMIEHNWGQVPVADSSSGEIVGIVTRTDILRTLAAEPGEPPAAKLLRKLEQALPASRLALLELVAQQAEEQGTALYIVGGFVRDLLLGLEPVDFDLVVEGDAIALARALSSRFGGKVSSHTRFGTAKWAIDSDDARLRRAIFAGVGADADVPAGLDLVAARTEFYTHPTALPSVQRGSIKLDLHRRDFTINTLALRLDGPHRGQLLDPWGGGRDLQSQLIRVLHSISFIDDPTRILRAVRLEQRLGFAIEARTMELLQQALGLIPRVSGERLRAELESVFPEPTAGAALGRMAALGVLQAIDPGLGWDERLDHGLNDARSFDAPRSWQLDDGPSLEALVYGLWLFRQEEKAVQRACSRLHFPAAMAEVALQANRLGRTGAAWSGNERPSQLVENLEQVPEASLIVAWLAMRGTTLAAAIERYLSQWRRLRPDTDGLRLKSLGLRPGPAYRRILNRLRAARLDGEAASPEDEERILQQLLVEEAGHAG